A genomic region of Antennarius striatus isolate MH-2024 chromosome 4, ASM4005453v1, whole genome shotgun sequence contains the following coding sequences:
- the LOC137594000 gene encoding G1/S-specific cyclin-D1-like, whose protein sequence is MEPQLLCCEGSRPSIRRAYRDSNLLTERVLQALLRAEDKYLPAPNYFKCAQREISPHMRRVVATWMLEVCEEQKCEEEVFPLAINYMDRFLSVEATKKNHLQLVGAACMFLASKLKETFPLTVEKLCIYTDNSITSCQLLQMELLVLTKLKWDLSSVTPLDFIDHFLSRLPVRRENIPILKKHAQTFVALCATDVKFIASPPSMVAAGSVGAAVEGLQLRMADDSMVSEKLTEHLALTIRSDSDCLRACQEQIESLLETSLRQAQHHHHTVTMETKNINEGLDLSATPTDVQDINI, encoded by the exons ATGGAGCCCCAGCTGCTGTGCTGTGAGGGGAGCAGGCCTTCCATACGCAGAGCCTACCGGGACTCGAACCTACTGACGGAGCGGGTCCTGCAGGCTTTGTTGCGCGCAGAGGACAAGTATCTCCCGGCGCCCAACTACTTCAAATGCGCACAGAGAGAAATCTCCCCGCACATGAGGAGGGTCGTGGCCACCTGGATGCTGGAG GTGTGTGAGGAGCAGAAGTGTGAGGAGGAAGTTTTCCCTCTGGCCATAAACTACATGGACCGCTTCCTGTCGGTGGAAGCCACCAAGAAGAACCATCTTCAGCTCGTAGGAGCTGCCTGTATGTTCCTGGCATCCAAACTGAAGGAGACGTTCCCACTCACTGTGGAGAAACTCTGCATCTACACAGACAACTCCATCACCTCCTGCCAGCTGCTG CAAATGGAGCTGCTGGTTTTGACCAAGCTGAAGTGGGACCTGTCTTCAGTGACCCCTCTTGACTTCATCGACCACTTCTTGTCTCGGCTTCCTGTCCGAAGAGAGAATATACCCATACTCAAGAAGCACGCTCAGACCTTTGTAGCCCTTTGTGCCACAG ATGTTAAATTTATAGCCAGCCCCCCATCCATGGTGGCAGCAGGCAGTGTGGGGGCAGCAGTGGAGGGTTTACAGTTAAGAATGGCAGACGATTCTATGGTGTCTGAGAAACTGACCGAGCACCTAGCGCTGACCATCAGAAGTGACTCG GACTGTCTCAGGGCATGTCAGGAACAAATTGAGTCACTGCTCGAAACAAGTCTCAGACAAGcacaacaccaccaccacacgGTTACCATGGAAACGAAGAACATCAATGAGGGGCTGGACCTCTCAGCTACACCCACAGATGTCCAGGACATCAACATCTGA